From the Aspergillus puulaauensis MK2 DNA, chromosome 1, nearly complete sequence genome, the window GCTGCCTACATTGGTATAGGACGTATCTGTCTGTTCTGCAGCGGGAACCCGTTCAATGCCACGCTGCTCAATGTTGAGCTTTCCGGCCAAGCGCTGTATTTTTGCGTATAGAGAGTCGCCATACGTGAAACTCTCGCCGGGTGCGGCGCCATCGCTGCTGTTATCAGCGGCCGCCTGGGCCACCGGAGGGTTCTTCTCCAGGTCAAAATCGAGAGCCCCGGCCATGGTGGGAACAAGTCTGCCGTTCGGCTGGGATACGCCGGTTTATTCAAATGCAATCATGGATGGAATTAACGAGACTGAGAATGAGGGTGCAAGCCCCTCTGGCTGGATTGTGGTTCATTCACATTTTTCACTGTTCTCTGATGGGGGCAGGCTCTCAATATGTATGTGGACCTGGGAGGATAAAACCTTCACACAAAAGCGCACAATCAGTTACTATTATGCATCACGAGGCCCACTTGGAGGCCCAGCGGTCCAGCATTCGCGATGGATTGCGGCCACCTTCGGGAAAAACGGAGGCGACATCTTTGATTATGGATATCGATTATCGGGACGACCAAGAAACGGTGATCGCGTGGGCCTATTTTGGAGGCGCACCATTGTCAAGCGAGTCAAGCTTGTCAGGGGCATGAGCCATGAACCAATCGGTGGACTTTGAAACGGGCTGCCGGGTGGGACCGAGCGAAAAAGCCTACAACGCCGAGATAAGAGACGGCCTGATAGGCACCTGCCGTCTGATAAGGAAACGCGATGGTGTTAGCTGTAGCTCTCGGAATCGGTTCTGCCCGTTGGTGGTCTTCGCCTGAGTCTTTCGCATTTCTCCTAGACTTCGGAGGTTGCTAGCCCATGGGTGTGAGATAAAAACGTCAGTAATGTCAATAAAATACATAACGGCCAACACTACTCACTTGGTGCCTTCTTGTCTGAGACAACAATACAAATAGACAATCTGACGAATAGGAAAGAAAATGGCAATACTTCCAATAGTTGGAATAAAGCAATGTTCAGTGGCCTAGGAGGTTTGCAATGTGTTATGTTGCCTAacgtggttgttgttgtctggAGGAAGTGCTGAAGTGAAAGAACGATGAGGGCGACACCTGATCTGCCTGCCCAAAGGCGCACGCTCTCACTTTCCAAAGTTCCTTCTCTATGTTATTTATGCCTAATCCATGGCTTGGACACCACTCACGTCTATTGTATTGATACTAGTGAGAAGCTGATACTCTTCAATCTTTACTGGCTACACTAGCGGCTATAACAGGTTTGTCTCATTGATTTTGCCAGCTCTTGGTTTTGCTTCAGGCGAGATTGCTCCAGGCGACCTTGCTGACGGTATGAAGTCAAGTCTTCCCCTCGAAACGAGACCGAACCATGAAATCCAAAGGAAGCGGAGCTCATTTGATAAAAGCAAGAGATGGCGAGCAAAAATTCACAATTGATATTAACGAATGGTAAAATCTTGCGGAAGGACAACCGGATTATCTGTTTAGCTACATTTACGAGCAGCAGAGCTCATATGTGGATGCCATTCATGCTGCGAATACCAAGTTGTCCGAATACAAGATCCAAATGGCTTCTCTGATGGATGAGGTAGAGTCCAAGGAGAAATACGAAAAACAGATCGCTAAGTTGAATGAACAACTAGCGGAACTGGGTCGCCAACTTGAGTTATCCAAGGATTGTAACAAGGGATGGGAAAAATACAAAAATCAAGTCGAGAAATGGAGGAATGAGAAGCGGTTGGCCGAAGTAACAAGGACCGGAAAGGACTCAGCACGCATCGCCGACTTGAATATCCAGGTAGCAAACCAGAAACACCATATTGAAGACTTGGAAAAGAAATTAGGAGTGCACGACGGCATGTATGACGAGATTGCCGATACGACAGAAGGAACGGTCCATTCCCTATTGGAGTACGAAGTATTCAGCAGTTGGCTACCTGAACCGCCGGCGTTAATTGACGGAGTTGGCATCAAATTTGCAAACTGGAGGTAcctgatggagatgaagttTCGCGAGAACAGTGATCACTTCGATACTCCAGGATCTCGGCTGGCATATCTCATCAGTTGCACATCTGGTGAAGCCCAAGATCAATTGCTGACTCGCCTACGGAGTAAAATATTGAAATCGATAACTGATGTCCCAGACGCGCTTGAGTATTTGGAAATGGTGTTCCACAACCCGGAGCTGAGATCGACTGACGTCCATGACTTTCGTTTCCCCGGTGAAGACCCGAGCAGTTTCTGGAGATTGTTCAGGGCCTTTGTTTGGAACGCAGTCAAGCACGAACTGCCGGGAGAAGACTGGAGCTCAAAGCTCCACGAGTTCTTGCAGTGGAAACTCGAGAAAGACATTGGCGACTTCTCCAGCTACCAGGAGGGCACGTCAAAAGAGTTAGCCAAAGAAGTCTTTTTGCGCCTGCTCCGACAGGAGTGGGATGATAATGCCGGGCTGATGGGGGGCAAAAATGGACGAATTAATGGGGAGCCTGTCAAGATATGATCGGTCGATGGCAATCTACCTAATTCCGGATGGAAAGGAAGTCGATGTCATGCGGAACGATGGAAAGGAAATGATACAAACGACGTGTTGAGATCAACGTCAGGTTCATATATAATACATGGGACCTGATGCACCGAATAGTtcaatattaatacttagGTAGTAGCCCCTATACCCTTTATACGAATATAAATATCAACCAACTCAATTAAACAACAGCGCTTTGTCAGCCCCCGCCTCCTTAAAAAACATTCGGTTACTAAGCCCTAGTAAACGAACACTTGTTCGGGGAGATACGCTGGGTTTATATGTCTGCCGTGGCGGCCATTGCTATGCTATAGCGACTGGAATCACCGGAAGTGGAAAGCTGAGGGCAGAGCAAGGCGATCATCCTACTATGTGTTCTCTCTCTACCCGTTGACCGCATCTGGTATCGTCGATATACAAGTGTAGAGGGACAGGCCTGGCCAGTGAGAAGAGCCCTTGTATGCAGGTTGTGGAAAGCGCCTGAAATCACCAGAAAAGGTAATATACCGATCGATCATGGCGAACCCGCACAGCCCCTATGCCTaaggaggacgaggaaaaaGTACCTCCAAGCTACGGTTTGGCTTCTGATCTGCCAATCATTTATTTAAAACCCtcaaatatttatatttggGAGGCACCTATACTGTATGGAGGAATTGCAGGTGACCTACAACTAGACATTAGCCCTAACTTGCTTCCAGCATGCAGATAAACAAAGAATGCAAAGCAAGGATGGGCACTCTttggaaaacaaaaaactgCAATGGCCACCCATGCAGAGGCAGAGACCCCTTCTCGCCCTGCCATTGCTTGCCTGCGCTGCCCATCTCTCCCCATCCAGTAGTAGTGTCACTCCCTAAGACCATCGCATTCTTATTTACCTTCGCTAGCCGAGAATCAGCGCAACCATGGACAATCTAAATGGCTTTGAAAGCCTGTAAGCTCGCGCAAAGCAGTAGTACATTAGCTCCATTATCTTAGGCACCCTTTGTTAGTGCTCGGATAAAGGTAGACACTACATCAATCATATGTACcactttatttattagggTTTCCTATATACCGAAGGATAtaatgaagagaaaaaatattaaaacaCTTCCGATACAAACAAACCGAGGTGCACTGGTACACCCTCCcatactaatattatctCCGAGGCCCACCCCCTTCGGCCCTTATTACTCGAAACGCAACACGCAAGCCTCACGCTGACGTACTCTCCAACGAACAAGCTCCGATTACGGGGGCTGGCATGGTCTACTTTATGAAGTAGGTATAGCTCGAGAGGGCGcagtatataaagattactTATCTCCTCCTGCCTGCCCTGCCCTGCCATCTATACTACGAAGCACGAAGTACGAAGTACAGCGACGGATAatgaccagcagcagcacagcaAGAAACAAGCCCAGAACAATGCTCTTCTCAGCTCTACTCGCCGGTGCATTTGCAGTCGGGATCATCTCTGTGTTCTTCCCGGTACGTTCTCTCCCAACCGACATCTGCAGTCGGTATAAGTTAATACATTGTAACATATTATACTAACCCACCTCGTCAACAAGAACCTCAACCCTCTAAACACCATATCCCCCTCCACTTCCCCCTCAAACCCGAACCTCACCCATCTCCGCGAGCATATATCCGCTCAAACTCAAGACCCCTCAGCGCTGAAGAACAACCCCCGGGCCCTAATGTCCACTATCGAAGACTACGCAGATAAAAGAGGGCACCTGATGATCTTCCGCAAGGGAAAGCTGGATATTGTGCATGAGGTCTTACGTTCCATGCCGACGCCGCCGAAGGTTATTGTTGAGTTTGGGACTTATGTGGGACAGTCGGCGCTTGGGTGGGGGGTTATCCTGAAGGAGATTCATGGGGGGGAttgtgatggtgatggtgtgaaggagaagggatGTAAGGTTTATACCTTTGAGCAAAACCCCGAGCTTGTGAAGATGTCTAGGGAGGTTATTGAGCTTGCCGGGTTAAGTGACATTGTGACTGTTATCGAGGgcacggcggcggaggggcTTAGGGGTTTAGTTGCGGGGGGACGAGTCCAGCCTGGGAGCGTGGATATGGTGTTTATTGATCACTGGGAGAAGTACTATCTGCCCGATTTGAGGGTTTGTGAGGAGCTGGGGGTTTTGAGGATGGGGTCGTTGGTTGTGGCGGATAATACGGATAAGCCGGGGGCGCCGACGTATTTGGAGTATGTTAGGGCTGGTGGGGTGGAAGGGGGCGTGAGGTATGAGACGAAGACGTATCAGAGTGTGGCGGAGAGGCAGGGGGCACCGGTATGTCTATTCGGACTTTTTGAATTGACATGTCTGCTAATATTGGCGGTTAGAGTGCGGTTGAGATTAGCACGGTTGTTGATTTGGGTGGGAAGTGAGTGGGATGGTGGTCTTGAGTCCGAGGGTTGCTCAATAAGAATACTGGAAATGGCAAGAAACCAAAGGCTTAAAGTAGACCTTGATAGATTTGATCAGACTAATGGAGCAGCCGGGGCACTCATATAATACAAGCTTATATCCCGTCCGGATACACAGCCTACACTAGAGGTACTATATACAGAATATATCCAGAACTAAGCAGAGCAAGACGCAACGCTAGGAACGTTCTGGCAGTCATCATAGTCCTCACCACCAGAGACCTCAACACCAGACCAAGTCCAGTCAGAGCAGCCAGAGCTGCCGCAGACAATGGCGATGTTGTGGCCGTCCGAGGCGACAGCGCCGGAGCCAGAGATGTTCTCGACGGTCAGACCGGTGATGGGAAGGTCGGAAGTTGGGTCTCCGTGGAGGTCGCCGCCGTCGTAGTTTTGTTCGATGAGGATACCGTACCTGTAGTTGTTAGGATTGATGCGGCTTATTGGGGGTATCTTGGTAGGCTGGCTTACTTGTTGATGGACTCGAGGGTGATGCCGGAGTAGGTCACGCCCTTGATTTCACCGGACTCGCCGGACTTGGCCTTGATGCGGATACCTGGTAGGAGTAAGAAGGGGTTCATGTGTAGAAAGGCGAAGAATAGCCATACCGTTGTCCGACTTGGTCACTGTCGAGTCCTCAAAAGTAACAGTGTCAACGGTGTTGTCGTCACGGCCACCAACACTGCCAATCGACAGACCGTGGCCTCCAGAGCAAGTACCACCGCTGAAGGTAATCTGGGTACCAGAGTTGACGGCAACGCAGTCATCCTGGTTGTACACCTTCGCACCCTTGATCTCGACATTGTTGCTAGAGCCAATGTCGAAGCCATCAGTGTTGTGGCCGCCACCGCTGTCACCGGCGGAGTTGTCAATGGTCATATCGGTGACGGTCAGGCCATCGCAGCCGTTGATGCTGACGGCCTGCACGGGCGTGTTTTCAATGTACAAGTCCGTGATGCTGGAGTCGGACAGCGAGTGCGCGGCGAAGAACTTGGGCTTCGTCTTGCCGCCGTTGCTGCCCTCAGAGTCCCACCAGCGGGCTCCGTCGGCGTTCAGCTTTGCGCCGGAGGCCCCCTTGACGGTGatgcccttgcccttgatttggaggagagggccttcccattccttgTAGCCCCAGGTGGTGGTGCCCTCGAAGATGACCTATCCAGGTTAGATTTGAACGCAAGATTAGGAGTAAACAAGGCTTACAGTGGTGTCGTCCTCAAGGTCGCTCAGGTCAAGGGTAGTGCCAGAGGGAACTGCAACATCGGACAAGGTAATGGTAGCGCATGAGGCCTGCGAGGCACTGGCAGAGGCAGCGCCATCCTCACCAGAGAAGGTGCAAGAATCAGCCCGCTTGTTCAACGACGGCGACGCAGTGATGGCAGGGTCGGCCGGCGAGGCAATGGCACCAGATGCCAAAGAGGCGACAGCAAAAGAACCGAGAAGCTTGTACATCTTGACCGGCAAGAATTGGACTAGTAATGAGAAGAGAGGGATGCTGATTCCTGATCGTTGGCTGTTATTTCGGTGGGAGACAACCGCCTTTTATACACAGAGAGAGCCCATATAGAGTGGGAATTGGCACTCTCACTGAAACTGCTGGCAGGTAATTAGGGCTGAGGAGGCCGAGACATCCGGTCTGCGATCAGGTCATTTCTCCTCCAATGCGCCGGTGGAACCCCGACCGAGTCAGTCCATTGGCggtaaaataataaaattgTCAGTGAGAAAAGCTTCTGCCTGcggaagaaaagacaagcTCCGCCGAGGAAGCTTCTTCCAGCCCTATTGCTGCTGGGAGGGACCGGTGTTTCACGATGTTTCGATTAAAGGGGATGGACAGGGGGTGCTCCCAATCGCACATGGTCAGACGCCTGGCCCATACATCAATCTATTTTAGCCTGGCATGAATCATGAACCGGTACCGAATGTGGTCCTTGATTTCCACTCGGTGGGCCGCAATCGGAGGCAGGCGTTGTTGGCTGTTGAGTTCCGTTGCGTGTTCTACTGTTATCGAGTTTCAGCATTTGCTCCGTTAATACCAAGTAATTGTGGTTGGGAACAATGTTTGAACAATGCGATTACGTTTCGATGGTTCTAGCACATACCATCATCAGGTAGAATAGGCTCCCCTCAAGCCCGGATATGCTGCTCAGTATTCAGCTAGCACAATATCCACATACTGTCCTTTCTCAAACCGCCCGAATGCCGACCAGACAGACCCATCTATCCCATGGACACAACCAGAGACCGAAAATGCAGAAGATACGGTTGGATACAACGTTATTACCCAGCTAAGGCTCCAAGATACGATTGGAGCAACTCCAACATGCACAGACGCAAACGCACTAGAAGATCGATAGCCCGAGGGCCGAGCACAACTGCTTAATACCGACGACGCGGGGAAAGACCTGCAATGATAGAACAGCAGGAAAGGCAAGCTTTGCTTTTGAGAACATCAAACTTGAACGCCACTGCAACGCACTTCTGAAATACCGTATCCATGACACAGGAAAATCcagacaccaccagcgccaACTCATGGCACGGAGTTCCTGAGGTCATCGCCCATGGAGAACCGTGGGAGATTGGATACGCACACGGCAGCCAAATCCCAGACCGAATAATCCAGTGCATCAAAAACTACAAAACACTCTTCCACGAAACCGCCGAGACTGACTGGACCGAGTCAAAGGAGCGCGCATCTACATACCTCGCCGCCCTGCAACAGAACGAGCCGGATCTCGTGGATGAAATGCGAGGCATCGCCGCCGGAGCCGGCGTTGGGTTCTTGGATATTCTAGCTCTGAATCTGCGCAGTGAGATCTCCTTGACGAATTATTCTGATGGGTGTACTTCTATTGCGGCTGTGGCTGGGGATGCTAGTATGACTGGTTCAGGGGTATATCTAGGGCAgaactgggactgggtggGCGAGGCAGCAACTTCAACAGCGTTTTTCGACATCCGCAAGACCGGACGGCCTCGCATCCGCATGATTGGGGAAGCGGGGATCGTGGCCAAGTTCGGCATTAACGATGCAGGAGTTGGCGTGTGCATGAATGCTATCAAATGTGGGACAGTGGACAAGTCGCAGCTACCGGTGCACCTGGCGATGCGGCGGGTTCTTGAATGCAGGTCGTTTGACGAAGCATTGGGTATGCTGGAAAAGAAGGGAGTGGCCTCTTGTGTCAATCTGATGATTGCAGACAGGAGTGGGAAGATTGCGACTATCGAGTGCACTCCAAAGGGGCTGGTACCTGTCTTTCCTGAAGATGGAAGCTCGTTCGTATTCCATACGAACCATCTTTGGTCCCCCAATATCCCTGCTGGGATTCGGGATCATCCATCCAAGAACTCGTTTACCAGGCTTGAACGCATTAAGAGGCTAAGCCATGGGGAGGTGGCTAGCATGGGAAAGATCAGAACCTGGCTTTCCGATGAAGAAGGTAAACCGGCGTCAATCTGTCGGTATACACCACCTGGTGCTCGTGGGCTTGAGAGGATGGAGACTTTGCTCACGGTCATTATGGACATTCGAAAGTCAAAGGTTGAGGTATCCTTTGGAAAGCCTAGTCTATCTCCTCCTGTGCGGACCATTGCAATCTAGGGTAATGAGATCTCGGCCAGGGCATGTCCCGATTCATATAACGCACAGAtgatagataataactaCCCGATGGCCTGATCCATAATATCATTGTTGATCCTCCTATTCATACATAAACCCGCCCAACTCAAATACCCTAACTTCTATTGCTGCTGTAAAcccaccctcctcttcaccatcccaaACAATTCCCCCGGATTCCCATTAAACCGCTCAATCGTCACAAGCTCATTCAGCAACTCAATGTCAAAAAGCCTCACAATCGTGCCAACGGCCAGGACATGTTCAAAATACGATATATTCCGACCAATGCAGGCGCGCGGACCATGACTGAAGGGGTAGAACGCGGCGTGCAGCTTGGATTTATCACCGGTAAGCCACCGGCTGGGGTTATATTCGAAGGGGTTTTCGAAGGCTGTCGGGTCTTGGAGGAGGGTATATGTGGGCACCTATTCATTATATATGTAAGTACTGATGGGATACAGATTGGATGGGCAGTAGGGAAGGGATGTACCGAGACTGTCACGCCTTCTTCTACGAAACGCCCTGCAATCATACGCCCGCCTTTCGGCACAACTCGAGGGAAGCCCTGGGTTGAGGCGGGCTGGATGCGTAGACCTTCGTCGATACAGGCGCGGAGGTAAGGGAGTGCCGCGAGTGCATGATACGGAGGGATATCCTGTCCGGTATTGAGTGGGACAGCAGCATCAATCTCCCCACGCAGTCTCTCCAAGACTGCCGGGTGCTTGTAGATATGGTAAATCACCGAGACCAGAGCAGCGGTGTTGGTCTCGCTCCCTGCGTTCATGATCACGGCGCACTCGACCATGATCTCCGCCGGGTCCAGGTTCATTTCCTCTCCTTTACTGTTTCTGAGGAACTTGGAGAAGACATCAGGCTGGGATTCTGGATCCGGAACTGCCAGGCGTTTCTGGTAGAGGTTCTTGATGACATTCCCCCAGTCCTTGCCGGATCGGACGCCCGGATGCCATGATAGCAGCGGACTGGTAAGAGGAAGCAAAGCCGGTTCTGCCCCCGTAAGAACAGTATGCATATGGATGTTATGCAGCGTCTTCACAAAGGGAACCTGATAtaccccctctccctctgaACTCGTcgcatcaacaagatcatcCCCCCTCCGCACACAATCCAGCGACTCCCCAAAGAGCACAAGGCCCATGAAATCAATAGCGAAGTAATTCAAAACCCGCCTCACATTCATGTCCTTTTTGCTGCTGGCGTAGGTATCGAATTGTGCCACCAAGTCAACAACCCCCGTCCtcaccaactcctccaaTCCCACAATCGTCTTCTGCGCAAACGCATGCGccagcatcttcctcttcctctgaTGCTCCTCTCTGTCCCTCGTATCCGCCATCGAGCGATGCGGCCCGGACCCTGCATCGTAGAATTCATCTTTGGCGAAATTCGCCCTGTGGCCGTAGATGTCGTTCATGGCGCGCGGGTCCGAGATGGAGAGCTGGGTTGGTCCGATGCGGACGTGTGTGCCGTACTTTTGGTGCGCGTCGTAGATGGATTTGTAGTGTTTGTTCTGCAGGATTTGGGAGAGGCGccagaggatggagagggaggagatggagggggagggataTTGGCGGAGGTTCTTTTtgtcgaggaggtagagggCTATggggtggaggaagatggtgtaGATTGATAGGGATAGGAGGACTGTTATACGAACATGAGGTTAATACGGTTGAATTTGAAATCTGAGAGTGTGGGTGCTTTTGTTTATTTCCAACTTACCAGGAAGCAGCATCGTGCTATTTGAGTGATATGAATTATAAAGTGTGACGGGCACCGTGTTTGAGATTATGAACCAAGGGACATTGAAATAGCAACTTGATCTTTAAAACATCAAATACTCCCACGCTATTATACATGGCCGTTATTTGAAGGCCAGTCGTGCTGAACCGTCGCCCATGTCCGTTCTTCACAACCATTTGCGGGGATGATTTCACATAGTGACTGTAGATCCAGCGGGGTGTGATCATCCTGTATAATATgctatattataagatatCATGGTCGCCTTCACCCGTCGCTCTCGTCCGTCGCCCTGGTCCGTGTCCAGTTTACCCCAGACAGACAATCGCCTGCTGTGCCCACATATGATATTGCTGACATGCTGTCATTGCTGACACTATTgaatatattagattatacAATATCCAACAACCCATCCATTCCAAACTCAAACTCCACATCCCAATCAAACGGAACCACAGCCGGAGAGGCAAGCAACGGATCCTCTACCTCCTGCGGCGGGTTAAAGATGTGTATAAAACTCTCATAATCCATCACGTCAAATGCCTCCGCATACTGGCCCACTGGCAGGAACGGATCGGGGTcactttgctgctgctgtgacAGCAGGAAAAGATCGGAATACGATTTCATAATCGGCTCGAGAAGATGGTCATACTCCTCGAGACAGCGCGCTGCAGCAGGCCACCGCTCGCCAATAGATGAAAGAAGACACATGAACCGGTTCGCGCATTCCTGCACTTCGTCGAGGGTGTAGAGCTGTGTGATCTCGGACTGGCAGCTGCGGAGGACACTTAGAAACACCACCGCCGCGGAGAAGGTATGGTAGCATGTATGAAACGTATATTTGATGCGTCCGAATTCGGAATTGGCCTGTTCCCAGTAGCTGATGGCGACTTGCACGCTGGCTCTAAAGGCGCAGATGAGATTCGGCCTCGTTGGCTCTTTGACTCGGTTTGAGGGGCCGTAGAGTAGAACGAGACAGTAGTGGTATGCGATGTCTGCGTAGAGGACCATTTCGGCCCATTGCGACATGGTCGATGGGCACTGGCTCTGGGATGCAGAGTGCTGGACCTGCTGTGCCCAGTGCTGGGCTTTGTTTGCCATGTCTTCCATCCAGGATTCGAGCGAGCTGGCGTCGGGTGGGAGCGGGTTGTTTAGATgcaggatggagatgagctCGGCTTCGAGCTGTCGGAAGCGCCAGACAAATATTGCAATGGAGGGAATGGCGAGTGGTGCTGCAGAGGATGTAGGGCTGGGGAAGGAGACGTTGATGTACTTGTTGAGGATCCTGATCGGTCGACGAAACGCCGCGCTGACGGCGATTTCCATTTCCCACGCACACCAGAAGATCCGCCGTCGACGGTCCATGTCCGTACCGTCCTGAGCATGTAGTTCCTGGTTCAGGCCGTACTCGATGCAGGCTTCGCTGGAGATTCCGGTGAGTAGCCACAGGTTGCCGACGGTGGGATTGAGAAAGGTATATTGGATTAACAGGAGAAGGGCCTGGAGGCCAGCAAGGTCATTGGTGAGAACAGCGGAAATATTGAGCATTGCATTTTTAAACAACGCTGTTGCAAGAGACTGGGCCCGCGCAAGCTTATTCCTTGCTGCAGTCGAGAGcgagatggccatgatgaggcTGACGACGTATACGCTTCGAGAATTATAATTAGGATCACTGTACCCTATAGGGAGTACAGCGTCGAAAGCCGATctcccctccttctcggACAGAATAGGGAACTGGTGAATTATACCAGTGGTGTAGGTGAACAAAAGGAAATCGGCGACTCGAGGTGGCACGGATGTGGGCGACAGGATAGACGCTTGCTGGTTCACAATAGCCCGTGGATGGTTTTCATTCAGATCAGAGACAGCGTTGGCAAGATGAACAGAAGGGATCTCAGTCTGGACAGCTACGCATCCAGCCAAACAGCTGTCCTTTACAAGACCGAGAAACGAGGGTGTGCTGTCGCTCAAGACGTTGCCGACGATGGAGTTGGACACTGCCACCAGCGTAGAGGAACCCGGGTCTTCCAGTGTCTGGCTTTCAACAGGCTCGGTAATCTCTGTCTCTAGAGCGGCAATGCGCTCTTCCAAATACCGGGCGATACTGCGTGGTgcggtggctttggtggcAGCATTCCAAGCCAGGCAGGGAGCATCGGCCTCGACACAAGCAGAGCATGCGGGCGATAAGGCATCGCACTATTCAGTCAGTGTCTGTATCTTGACTGTACTGTAGGGCGGTACCATAATCTTTCTGTGTCTGCATCTCGCACACGACAGGCTGCGTCGCTGCACCCGTTTTCTGGCGTTACCCATCGTATCTGGATAT encodes:
- a CDS encoding uncharacterized protein (COG:S;~EggNog:ENOG410PW8R;~InterPro:IPR036864,IPR007219,IPR001138;~PFAM:PF00172,PF04082;~go_function: GO:0000981 - DNA-binding transcription factor activity, RNA polymerase II-specific [Evidence IEA];~go_function: GO:0003677 - DNA binding [Evidence IEA];~go_function: GO:0008270 - zinc ion binding [Evidence IEA];~go_process: GO:0006351 - transcription, DNA-templated [Evidence IEA];~go_process: GO:0006355 - regulation of transcription, DNA-templated [Evidence IEA]), which codes for MGNARKRVQRRSLSCARCRHRKIMCDALSPACSACVEADAPCLAWNAATKATAPRSIARYLEERIAALETEITEPVESQTLEDPGSSTLVAVSNSIVGNVLSDSTPSFLGLVKDSCLAGCVAVQTEIPSVHLANAVSDLNENHPRAIVNQQASILSPTSVPPRVADFLLFTYTTGIIHQFPILSEKEGRSAFDAVLPIGYSDPNYNSRSVYVVSLIMAISLSTAARNKLARAQSLATALFKNAMLNISAVLTNDLAGLQALLLLIQYTFLNPTVGNLWLLTGISSEACIEYGLNQELHAQDGTDMDRRRRIFWCAWEMEIAVSAAFRRPIRILNKYINVSFPSPTSSAAPLAIPSIAIFVWRFRQLEAELISILHLNNPLPPDASSLESWMEDMANKAQHWAQQVQHSASQSQCPSTMSQWAEMVLYADIAYHYCLVLLYGPSNRVKEPTRPNLICAFRASVQVAISYWEQANSEFGRIKYTFHTCYHTFSAAVVFLSVLRSCQSEITQLYTLDEVQECANRFMCLLSSIGERWPAAARCLEEYDHLLEPIMKSYSDLFLLSQQQQSDPDPFLPVGQYAEAFDVMDYESFIHIFNPPQEVEDPLLASPAVVPFDWDVEFEFGMDGLLDIV